A stretch of Spirochaetota bacterium DNA encodes these proteins:
- a CDS encoding VOC family protein has translation MDKVVHFEIPFDNKDRASKFYASIFGWELMDIPEMSYVMVHAAETGPDNMVAEKGAINGGMFPREKEAKAPIVVIGVASIDETIKKVVAAGGKVVTPKQPIPNGSYARVADCEGNVIGLADSSK, from the coding sequence ATGGACAAGGTGGTTCACTTCGAGATCCCGTTCGACAACAAGGACCGCGCCTCGAAATTCTATGCTTCGATCTTCGGGTGGGAGCTCATGGATATTCCGGAGATGTCATACGTCATGGTGCATGCCGCAGAAACGGGCCCGGATAATATGGTCGCGGAGAAAGGCGCCATCAACGGCGGGATGTTCCCCCGGGAGAAAGAGGCCAAGGCTCCTATCGTGGTCATCGGCGTTGCATCTATCGATGAAACGATAAAGAAAGTGGTCGCCGCGGGCGGAAAAGTGGTAACGCCCAAGCAGCCTATTCCCAATGGTTCGTATGCACGGGTGGCGGACTGTGAGGGGAATGTGATAGGTCTCGCGGACAGTTCTAAATAA
- a CDS encoding 2-isopropylmalate synthase has translation MPRKIIIFDTTLRDGEQAPGASMNTEQKLDIALSLAKMKVDVIEAGFPISSAVQFEACKLIAREVRGPAICALARAVKADIDSAGQALKNAAHGRIHTFIATSDIHMKHKLKKTREEVMKIAVDSIRYAASLVDDVEFSAEDATRTNIDFLCEIVEAAIGAGATTINIPDTVGYTIPAEYIRIISAIRSRVPNIAKAKISVHCHNDLGLATANSLAAIEAGADQIECTINGVGERAGSAALEEVAMAIAVRGELLGAETNIVTSDIYPISKKVASYTGFLVQPNKAIIGKNAFAHESGIHQDGMLKARETYEIMTPESIGRDSSTLVMGRHTGRHGFSQKVKTLGFNLDKEAIEELYNRFLALADKKKEVYDDDIIALISTSMKIDTGDYALDYMHVVSGNVIPTAAIRLIKANTPFEEAASGDGPIDALCRAVDKITGLKPTLEGYELHAVTGGKDAIGEVSLTIVDDGQRFAGRGASTDVIEASIKAYIAAVNKCLAAKKK, from the coding sequence ATGCCCAGAAAGATAATCATATTCGATACGACTTTGCGCGACGGCGAGCAGGCACCGGGGGCGTCCATGAACACCGAGCAGAAGCTCGATATCGCCCTCTCGCTCGCAAAAATGAAGGTCGATGTCATCGAAGCGGGGTTCCCCATATCGTCCGCCGTGCAGTTCGAGGCATGCAAGCTCATCGCCAGGGAAGTGCGGGGGCCGGCGATATGCGCGCTCGCGCGTGCGGTAAAAGCAGATATCGACAGCGCCGGTCAGGCACTGAAGAACGCCGCACACGGGCGCATACACACGTTCATCGCCACGAGCGATATCCACATGAAGCATAAGCTCAAGAAGACGCGCGAGGAAGTCATGAAGATCGCCGTCGATTCGATACGGTATGCCGCATCCCTCGTCGATGACGTGGAATTCTCGGCGGAGGACGCCACGCGGACGAACATCGATTTCCTCTGCGAAATAGTCGAGGCCGCCATCGGCGCAGGAGCCACCACGATAAACATCCCCGACACCGTGGGCTACACGATACCCGCTGAGTACATCAGGATAATAAGCGCGATACGCTCGCGCGTGCCGAACATCGCGAAGGCGAAGATATCGGTGCATTGCCATAACGACCTGGGGCTCGCCACCGCCAATTCGCTCGCAGCGATAGAAGCGGGGGCGGACCAGATCGAATGTACCATCAACGGTGTCGGCGAACGCGCGGGGAGCGCCGCTCTCGAGGAAGTCGCCATGGCCATAGCGGTGCGCGGCGAATTGCTCGGCGCGGAGACGAATATCGTCACGAGCGATATCTACCCCATAAGCAAGAAGGTAGCATCCTACACCGGCTTCCTGGTGCAGCCCAACAAAGCGATAATCGGCAAGAATGCCTTCGCCCATGAAAGCGGCATTCATCAGGACGGCATGTTGAAGGCGCGCGAGACCTACGAGATAATGACGCCGGAATCGATAGGACGCGACTCCTCAACGCTCGTCATGGGCCGCCATACGGGACGGCACGGATTTTCGCAGAAGGTAAAGACGCTCGGGTTCAATCTTGATAAAGAGGCGATAGAAGAGCTGTACAACCGCTTTCTCGCTCTGGCCGATAAGAAAAAAGAAGTGTACGACGATGATATCATCGCGCTCATTTCCACGAGCATGAAGATAGACACGGGCGATTACGCGCTTGACTACATGCACGTCGTTTCCGGCAATGTGATACCGACCGCGGCGATACGCCTCATAAAAGCGAACACGCCGTTCGAAGAGGCGGCAAGCGGCGACGGCCCCATCGATGCGCTCTGCAGAGCTGTCGATAAGATAACCGGATTGAAGCCCACGCTCGAGGGCTATGAGCTCCATGCGGTCACCGGCGGCAAGGATGCCATCGGCGAGGTATCGCTTACCATAGTCGACGACGGACAACGGTTCGCCGGGCGCGGTGCGTCCACCGACGTCATCGAGGCGTCGATAAAAGCGTACATCGCCGCGGTGAACAAATGCCTCGCCGCGAAGAAGAAGTAG